In Marinicauda algicola, one DNA window encodes the following:
- a CDS encoding TonB-dependent receptor domain-containing protein — MSNWEKNRLLLSTILTGVMFGSVVTAPSLAQDASQEAEEEEEEEAEEVDPDDTIVVTGSRIRRDSFTSTAPLQVIDSEEIRDAGLIDTAQILQQTTVAQGVQLDTTITSSFVTDGGPGANNISLRGLNPDQTLVLINGRRFAPAGVEGAPALPDVNLIPSSIIQRIDILLDGASSVYGSDAVAGVVNVILRDEFDGLQVDGFVSVPEESGGGSQRWNVMMGDSNERSNFVFAVEYFHQDELNVNDRDYNFDPNDGFYCNRDLELDADGNLLSECEGAIINRIRIFSAFQDGNLDFSLYDPVLFGRDVYYNGGEDRPLLVGTGFGLGSTFDERARSSYLEGEDDMIPESQRYSMFFTGERDLDPVFGIDGITAFAEASHSNSQTYVKNGYHGQIFASVPASNPFNPFGVDVVPIFASPVERLNTDVEVQQTRLIGGLRGDLAFANAPEWTYELFTGYTRSMGYSSRPAIDEARLRHTIYTSRDDGTGNIICGTDQDAELFGFLGPDECVPVNLFHPGLYPYDAQTSTGFGSVEEREYLEIERTITTKVDQKIAGGFVTGPVFQLPAGDLSAVVGVEWREDSLDSGVDTVAAQGRAAGFFADRLSRGSVSLWEVYGEVSIPVVSGQPLAEEITIDLAGRLTDHEFYGQNDTYSARASWSPTDYLTFRGTYGTSFRAPNTRELFLGGQTGFTSGFADPCVVPTAANVGGTYDPSQDNRDPQVLANCVAEGVDPTSLGLGGVPSIESFRAGNPNLEPETSTAFSYGLVFEQPFFDAFDATFGLTYFDIEVEDSIAIPGTAFSLAQCYNSPNFPNDPFCARRQRDPQTGFLAFVDNTPFNVAAQQASGLDLNGRFSYDVPESFFGGFNIDVNAVWTWSDEVLSQTTPQSNVNNFVGDWGNPEWRGTVNTRFTKGDWSVLWRARYLGEQASIFNDITPGSNQPYGQRIYAACELAGCVSNNDPSTPWLDYSSAITSADAVWYQDLSMTYSRDTWIFRAGVNNLFDEDPALTDQDASGDVQNTSNAVLGSGYDLLGRRFFLNVTKQF; from the coding sequence GTGAGCAATTGGGAAAAGAATCGTCTGCTTCTGTCGACGATCCTGACCGGCGTCATGTTCGGCAGCGTGGTGACCGCGCCGTCGCTCGCCCAGGACGCCAGCCAGGAGGCGGAAGAAGAAGAGGAAGAGGAAGCGGAGGAAGTCGATCCGGACGACACGATCGTCGTGACCGGTTCGCGTATCCGCCGCGACAGCTTCACCTCGACCGCGCCGCTGCAGGTCATCGACTCCGAAGAGATCCGCGATGCCGGTCTCATCGACACCGCGCAGATCCTCCAGCAGACCACGGTGGCCCAGGGCGTCCAGCTCGACACCACCATCACCTCGAGCTTCGTCACCGACGGCGGCCCTGGCGCGAACAACATCTCGCTGCGCGGCCTGAACCCGGACCAGACGCTGGTCCTGATCAACGGCCGCCGCTTCGCGCCGGCCGGCGTGGAAGGCGCCCCGGCGCTGCCCGACGTCAACCTGATCCCGTCCTCGATCATCCAGCGTATCGACATCCTGCTGGACGGCGCCTCCTCGGTTTACGGCTCGGACGCCGTGGCCGGCGTGGTCAACGTCATCCTGCGCGACGAGTTCGACGGGCTGCAGGTCGACGGCTTCGTCTCGGTTCCCGAGGAATCCGGCGGCGGATCGCAGCGCTGGAACGTCATGATGGGCGATTCCAACGAGCGTTCGAACTTCGTGTTCGCGGTGGAGTACTTCCACCAGGACGAGCTGAATGTGAACGACCGCGACTACAACTTCGACCCGAATGACGGGTTCTATTGTAACCGCGACCTGGAACTGGATGCCGACGGCAACCTGCTCTCCGAGTGCGAAGGCGCGATCATCAACCGGATCCGCATCTTCTCGGCCTTCCAGGACGGCAATCTCGACTTCAGCCTGTACGATCCCGTCCTCTTCGGCCGCGACGTCTACTACAATGGCGGCGAAGACCGTCCGCTCCTGGTCGGCACCGGCTTCGGCCTCGGCAGCACGTTCGACGAACGGGCCCGCTCCTCGTATCTCGAGGGCGAAGACGACATGATCCCGGAAAGCCAGCGCTACTCGATGTTCTTCACCGGCGAGCGCGATCTCGATCCGGTCTTCGGCATCGACGGCATCACCGCCTTCGCGGAGGCCTCGCACTCCAACAGCCAGACCTATGTGAAGAACGGCTATCATGGACAGATCTTCGCATCGGTGCCCGCGTCCAACCCGTTCAACCCGTTCGGCGTCGACGTGGTGCCGATCTTCGCCTCGCCGGTCGAGCGTCTGAACACCGACGTGGAAGTCCAGCAGACCCGCCTGATCGGCGGCCTGCGCGGCGATCTCGCCTTCGCCAACGCGCCGGAATGGACCTACGAGCTGTTCACCGGCTACACCCGCTCGATGGGCTATTCGTCCCGTCCGGCGATCGACGAGGCGCGCCTGCGTCACACGATCTACACCTCGCGTGACGACGGCACCGGCAACATCATCTGCGGCACGGATCAGGATGCCGAGCTGTTCGGCTTCCTCGGCCCGGACGAGTGCGTCCCGGTCAACCTGTTCCATCCGGGTCTCTATCCCTACGACGCCCAGACCAGCACCGGTTTCGGCTCGGTGGAGGAGCGCGAGTATCTCGAGATCGAGCGCACCATCACCACCAAGGTCGACCAGAAGATCGCGGGCGGCTTCGTGACCGGTCCGGTGTTCCAGCTCCCGGCCGGGGATCTCTCCGCCGTGGTCGGTGTGGAATGGCGTGAAGACAGCCTGGACTCCGGCGTGGACACCGTGGCGGCCCAGGGCCGTGCGGCCGGCTTCTTCGCCGACCGTCTCTCGCGCGGCTCGGTGAGCCTGTGGGAAGTCTATGGCGAGGTGTCGATCCCGGTCGTCTCCGGTCAGCCGCTTGCCGAAGAGATCACGATCGATCTCGCCGGGCGCCTGACCGACCACGAGTTCTACGGGCAGAACGACACCTACTCGGCCCGGGCCTCCTGGTCGCCGACCGACTACCTGACCTTCCGCGGCACCTACGGCACGTCGTTCCGCGCGCCGAACACGCGGGAGCTTTTCCTGGGCGGTCAGACCGGCTTCACCTCCGGCTTCGCCGATCCCTGCGTGGTTCCGACCGCCGCCAACGTGGGCGGGACCTACGACCCGAGCCAGGACAACCGCGACCCGCAGGTGCTCGCCAACTGCGTGGCCGAGGGTGTCGATCCGACCTCCCTGGGCCTCGGCGGGGTTCCCTCGATCGAGTCGTTCCGGGCCGGTAACCCGAACCTCGAGCCGGAAACCTCCACGGCGTTCAGCTACGGCCTGGTGTTCGAGCAGCCCTTCTTCGACGCGTTCGACGCCACGTTCGGCCTGACCTACTTCGACATCGAGGTGGAGGACTCCATCGCGATCCCGGGTACGGCCTTCTCGCTGGCGCAGTGCTACAACTCGCCGAACTTCCCGAACGACCCGTTCTGCGCCCGCCGTCAGCGCGATCCGCAGACCGGCTTCCTGGCGTTCGTCGACAACACGCCGTTCAACGTGGCGGCCCAGCAGGCCTCGGGTCTCGACCTCAACGGCCGGTTCTCCTACGACGTGCCGGAGAGCTTCTTCGGCGGGTTCAACATCGACGTGAACGCGGTGTGGACCTGGTCGGACGAGGTGCTGAGCCAGACCACGCCTCAGTCCAACGTCAACAACTTCGTGGGCGACTGGGGCAACCCGGAATGGCGCGGCACGGTCAACACCCGCTTCACCAAGGGTGACTGGTCGGTGCTGTGGCGGGCCCGTTACCTGGGCGAGCAGGCGTCGATCTTCAACGACATCACGCCGGGCTCGAACCAGCCTTACGGACAGCGCATCTACGCGGCGTGCGAACTGGCCGGGTGCGTGTCGAACAACGATCCGTCCACGCCCTGGCTGGACTACTCCTCGGCCATCACCTCGGCCGATGCGGTCTGGTACCAGGATCTCTCGATGACCTATTCGCGCGACACCTGGATCTTCCGGGCCGGCGTGAACAACCTCTTCGACGAGGACCCGGCTCTGACCGACCAGGACGCCTCGGGCGATGTCCAGAACACCTCCAACGCGGTGCTGGGTTCGGGCTACGACCTGCTCGGCCGCCGCTTCTTCCTGAACGTGACCAAGCAGTTCTAA
- a CDS encoding alpha/beta hydrolase family protein produces the protein MSIKHILARTGWGVGLAAAAALAPVLSAATAIAQPVVPTEAYARLPDAQSVNISPDGTRIAMITGAERDQTFALIVSLDGSEQSFAIPGFSRDIDDELLVGVDWLSDRYILIVYRERISVPGQPWEDADVARRVVYDLEERDYHEIDPQASIESLLPDDPDGILISTIVVQQRGTSVDRARGGGVGQIVNLYRYDMDDADYDRVANGTLSTVNWVIGEDNQPILRQDREADEQRWRVYDYNGRRANLIYEETYSVERFGRDGRRAISRMSNLVGEDVQGRGIWFSQLEDRDKLRAYLFHPQTGEISGPEIAPEDFDFGGFITDWRTGKVIGATWFEERRQTEWFDPDFAALQDQLEDLFADSDITITSWDRAGERLIVNVAGGATSDDFYLLDRTTGEMAFLMSAYPEVPPERIHPVSVVNYTARDGLDLWGYLTLPNDRPADGLPLVIAPHGGPQSRDVYGFDPLFAQPYADMGYAVFQPNFRGSDGMGQDFVRRGHGEWGRLMQSDITDAVEHLVAEGVVDAGRVCIWGWSYGGYAALAGWALTPDVYRCAIAGAPVSDILEMMAWQADQLGGAGAVNYWTEYIGDWRVERDRMVAISPARQAANGDDPLLVIHAREDQIVPFEQAEIMVAAARNAGKDVELVAIDGDGHNLLFARTRQITIDAVRNFLLEHNPPDPR, from the coding sequence ATGAGTATCAAGCACATCCTGGCCAGGACAGGGTGGGGAGTGGGCTTGGCGGCTGCGGCCGCGCTCGCCCCGGTCCTGTCCGCGGCCACGGCGATCGCGCAGCCCGTCGTTCCCACGGAGGCCTATGCCAGGCTTCCAGACGCCCAGTCGGTCAACATTTCGCCGGACGGCACGCGCATCGCGATGATCACCGGTGCCGAGCGCGACCAGACCTTTGCGCTCATCGTGTCGCTGGACGGAAGCGAGCAGTCGTTCGCCATTCCGGGATTTTCGCGCGACATCGACGATGAATTGCTCGTCGGCGTCGACTGGCTGTCGGACCGCTACATCCTCATCGTCTACCGCGAACGCATCAGCGTGCCCGGCCAGCCGTGGGAAGACGCGGATGTGGCCCGCCGGGTCGTCTATGATCTCGAAGAAAGGGATTACCACGAGATCGATCCGCAGGCCTCGATCGAGTCCCTGCTGCCCGACGACCCGGACGGCATCCTGATTTCCACCATCGTCGTTCAGCAGCGCGGAACCAGCGTCGACCGGGCCCGCGGCGGCGGGGTCGGGCAGATCGTCAACCTGTATCGCTACGACATGGACGATGCCGATTACGACCGCGTCGCCAACGGGACGCTGTCGACGGTCAACTGGGTCATCGGGGAGGACAACCAGCCGATCCTGCGCCAGGACCGCGAGGCCGACGAGCAGCGCTGGCGCGTCTACGATTACAATGGACGCCGGGCGAACCTGATCTACGAGGAGACCTATTCGGTCGAGCGTTTCGGGCGCGACGGGCGGCGCGCGATCTCGCGCATGTCCAACCTCGTCGGCGAGGACGTGCAGGGGCGCGGCATCTGGTTCTCCCAGCTCGAGGACCGCGACAAGCTGCGCGCCTACCTGTTCCATCCGCAGACCGGCGAGATTTCCGGGCCGGAGATCGCGCCGGAGGATTTCGATTTCGGCGGCTTCATCACCGACTGGCGCACCGGAAAAGTCATCGGCGCGACCTGGTTCGAGGAACGCCGGCAGACCGAGTGGTTCGATCCCGACTTCGCCGCCCTGCAGGACCAGCTGGAAGACCTGTTCGCCGATTCCGACATCACGATCACGAGCTGGGACCGGGCCGGGGAGCGGCTGATCGTCAACGTGGCGGGCGGCGCGACGAGCGACGACTTCTATCTCCTCGACCGCACGACCGGGGAGATGGCCTTCCTGATGAGCGCCTATCCCGAGGTTCCGCCCGAGCGGATCCATCCGGTTTCGGTCGTGAATTACACCGCGCGTGACGGGCTCGATCTCTGGGGCTATCTCACCCTGCCCAACGACCGGCCGGCCGACGGCCTGCCGCTGGTGATCGCGCCGCACGGCGGCCCCCAGTCACGCGATGTCTACGGCTTCGACCCGCTCTTCGCCCAGCCCTATGCGGACATGGGCTATGCCGTGTTCCAGCCCAACTTCCGCGGCTCGGACGGCATGGGTCAGGACTTCGTGCGGCGCGGCCACGGGGAGTGGGGCCGGCTGATGCAGTCCGACATCACCGACGCGGTCGAGCACCTCGTCGCCGAGGGCGTCGTGGATGCCGGCCGGGTCTGCATCTGGGGCTGGTCCTATGGCGGCTACGCGGCGCTCGCGGGCTGGGCGCTGACACCGGACGTCTATCGCTGCGCGATCGCCGGGGCGCCGGTCTCCGACATCCTGGAGATGATGGCCTGGCAGGCCGACCAGCTCGGCGGGGCGGGCGCGGTCAACTACTGGACCGAGTATATCGGCGACTGGCGCGTGGAGCGTGACCGGATGGTCGCGATCTCACCGGCGCGGCAGGCGGCGAACGGCGACGATCCGCTGCTTGTCATCCATGCCCGCGAGGACCAGATCGTTCCCTTCGAGCAGGCCGAGATCATGGTCGCGGCCGCGCGAAATGCGGGCAAGGACGTCGAGCTCGTCGCGATCGACGGCGACGGACACAACCTGCTCTTCGCCCGCACGCGCCAGATCACGATCGATGCGGTCAGGAACTTCCTGCTCGAGCACAATCCGCCCGATCCGCGCTAG
- the cpdR gene encoding cell cycle two-component system response regulator CpdR, whose amino-acid sequence MARILLAEDDDSMRDFLAKALKRAGHEVEAVADGEEGLDALGDRAGRYDLLLTDIVMPGVDGIELARRAAEIDPALKIMFITGFAAVALNAGSRAPKEAKVLSKPFHLRDLVDEVAKVMEAA is encoded by the coding sequence ATGGCCCGCATTCTGCTTGCCGAAGACGATGATTCCATGCGCGATTTCCTGGCCAAGGCGCTCAAGCGCGCCGGCCACGAGGTCGAGGCCGTGGCCGACGGGGAGGAAGGGCTCGATGCGCTGGGCGACCGGGCCGGGCGCTACGATCTTCTGTTGACCGACATCGTGATGCCGGGCGTGGACGGGATCGAGCTCGCCCGCCGCGCGGCGGAGATCGACCCGGCGCTCAAGATCATGTTCATCACCGGCTTCGCCGCGGTCGCGCTCAATGCCGGCTCGCGCGCGCCGAAGGAGGCCAAGGTCCTTTCCAAGCCGTTCCACCTGCGCGATCTGGTCGACGAGGTGGCCAAGGTGATGGAAGCGGCCTGA
- a CDS encoding N-formylglutamate amidohydrolase, producing MTDTGKASERDSAPVRVLRPQHRTSRFIFASPHSGRSYPPAFLARSALPLALLRRSEDAYVEAFFTSAPALGASLIAAEFPRALVDPNRDAWEFDPTMFEDALPANAGPASARAAAGLGVVPRLAADGRAIYAGKLAFAEARERIRRYYRPYHDTLKAEIDAVREQFGEAIVIDCHSMPSASARGADIVLGDRFGASCTRALTTRAEAGFRRLGLSVVRNRPYAGGFTTEHYGAPDSGVHVLQVEINRGLYLDEARVCPGEGWDDLAARLERWMQDIVGFQEISEAAAE from the coding sequence ATGACCGATACCGGCAAGGCCAGCGAGCGCGACAGTGCGCCCGTGCGCGTTCTGCGTCCGCAGCACCGCACCTCGCGCTTCATTTTCGCCTCGCCCCATTCCGGGCGGAGCTATCCACCGGCCTTCCTAGCGCGATCGGCGCTCCCGCTCGCGCTGCTGCGCCGCTCCGAAGATGCCTATGTGGAAGCCTTCTTCACCTCCGCGCCCGCGCTTGGGGCCTCGCTGATCGCCGCGGAGTTCCCGCGCGCGCTCGTCGATCCCAATCGCGATGCGTGGGAGTTCGATCCGACGATGTTCGAGGACGCGCTTCCGGCCAATGCCGGTCCGGCCTCGGCGCGGGCCGCCGCGGGCCTGGGCGTGGTGCCGCGCCTAGCCGCGGACGGGCGCGCGATCTATGCCGGCAAGCTCGCCTTCGCCGAGGCGCGCGAGCGGATCCGGCGCTATTACCGGCCCTATCACGACACGCTCAAGGCCGAGATCGACGCCGTGCGCGAGCAGTTCGGCGAGGCGATCGTGATCGACTGTCACTCCATGCCCTCGGCGAGCGCGCGCGGCGCGGACATCGTGCTCGGAGACCGCTTCGGCGCGTCCTGTACGCGCGCCCTGACGACCCGGGCCGAGGCCGGATTCCGCCGTCTCGGCCTTTCGGTCGTGCGCAACCGGCCCTATGCGGGCGGATTCACGACCGAACATTACGGCGCGCCCGATTCGGGCGTCCATGTCCTGCAGGTGGAGATCAACCGGGGCCTCTATCTCGACGAGGCGCGCGTCTGCCCCGGCGAGGGCTGGGACGATCTCGCCGCGCGACTGGAGCGCTGGATGCAGGATATCGTCGGATTCCAGGAAATCTCCGAAGCGGCGGCAGAATAA
- a CDS encoding helix-turn-helix domain-containing protein: MTNEIDHHVGKRLRRRRRLLGLTQSQLADAVGIRFQQVQKYECGANRVSASRLFELAEALDVPVQYFYEGIEGRGGAAVSEEESLEPDILSKKETVDLVRAYYRLNERPRRRLLELARSLDPTERESDVA, encoded by the coding sequence ATGACGAATGAAATCGACCACCATGTCGGCAAGCGCCTGCGCCGCCGTCGGCGCCTGCTCGGTTTGACGCAATCCCAGCTCGCCGACGCGGTCGGGATCCGCTTCCAACAGGTCCAGAAGTACGAGTGCGGCGCGAACCGCGTCAGTGCCAGCCGGCTGTTCGAACTCGCCGAGGCCCTCGACGTCCCGGTCCAGTATTTCTACGAGGGCATCGAGGGGCGGGGCGGCGCCGCGGTCTCCGAGGAGGAGTCGCTGGAGCCCGACATCCTCTCCAAGAAGGAGACGGTGGACCTCGTGCGCGCCTATTACCGGCTGAACGAGCGTCCGCGCCGCCGTCTGCTCGAGCTCGCCCGCTCGCTCGATCCGACGGAGCGCGAGAGCGACGTCGCCTGA
- the hisN gene encoding histidinol-phosphatase, which yields MSPIRPEDDLAFAARLADAAREVVYPLFRAGLAADNKDAAGFDPVTEADRAIEARLRTLIAERFPEDGVLGEEEGARPSTSGRTWVLDPIDGTRAFIAGIPTWTVLIGLADDTGPGLSVIDQPHTGERFLGVALGTDRRTMLEHAGRTRALRASSVKRLRDAVLTTTDPYLFEAGEAEAFARLRPRVRLARYGLDAYGYAMLALGGVDLVVESGLKPWDVAALVPVIRGAGGVVTDWAGRARIETGQVLAAATPALHEEALALLEACAL from the coding sequence ATGAGCCCGATCCGGCCCGAGGACGATCTCGCCTTCGCCGCGCGCCTGGCCGACGCCGCGCGCGAGGTGGTGTATCCGCTGTTTCGCGCCGGCCTCGCCGCCGACAACAAGGACGCGGCCGGCTTCGACCCCGTGACCGAGGCCGACCGGGCGATCGAGGCGCGGCTGCGCACCCTCATCGCCGAGCGATTCCCCGAGGACGGCGTACTCGGCGAGGAGGAGGGGGCGCGCCCCTCGACAAGCGGTCGGACCTGGGTGCTCGACCCGATCGACGGCACGCGCGCCTTCATCGCGGGCATCCCGACCTGGACGGTGCTGATCGGGCTCGCCGACGACACCGGCCCGGGCCTGTCGGTGATCGACCAGCCCCATACCGGCGAACGCTTTCTCGGCGTGGCGCTCGGCACCGACCGGCGCACCATGCTGGAGCATGCCGGCCGCACGCGCGCGCTGCGCGCCTCATCGGTGAAACGCCTTCGCGACGCGGTGCTGACGACGACCGACCCCTACCTGTTCGAGGCCGGCGAGGCGGAGGCCTTCGCCCGGCTGCGCCCGCGCGTGCGTCTCGCGCGCTACGGCCTCGATGCCTACGGCTATGCCATGCTCGCGCTCGGCGGGGTGGATCTGGTCGTGGAAAGCGGGCTGAAGCCCTGGGACGTCGCCGCCCTGGTCCCGGTGATCCGCGGCGCGGGCGGTGTCGTCACCGACTGGGCCGGGCGCGCCCGCATCGAGACCGGCCAGGTCCTCGCCGCTGCGACGCCGGCGCTGCACGAGGAGGCTCTGGCGCTGCTGGAGGCGTGCGCGCTCTGA
- a CDS encoding CPBP family intramembrane glutamic endopeptidase, whose protein sequence is MTASNAIRPGAGWGFYRGAGVILTAFGLYAVLSIVHMRTVAATIGMEAYLGDGERLPASLLLVSQASKAAALLAAIWLWLARRPSIGWASLGLRPAPPLWLVAGSAIGLAFVPAGLLIVKAVIAVMPAWAGFTGAAFAFADPASLWVSAAYLLMTIAITPFAEEVFFRGFLFQWMTGHRPVWLAALMSSAMFGAMHILPPQAINAALLALVLVWLLRASGSLWPGILAHAVNNAAGLLLGAAAAAGRLPDWLTPPG, encoded by the coding sequence ATGACAGCAAGCAACGCGATCCGGCCGGGGGCCGGCTGGGGATTTTACCGCGGCGCCGGAGTGATCCTGACCGCGTTCGGGCTCTACGCGGTCCTGAGCATCGTGCACATGCGCACCGTGGCGGCGACGATCGGCATGGAGGCCTATCTCGGCGATGGCGAGCGCCTGCCCGCCTCGCTGCTGCTCGTCAGCCAGGCGAGCAAGGCCGCCGCCCTGCTCGCCGCGATCTGGCTCTGGCTCGCGCGCCGGCCCTCGATCGGCTGGGCGAGCCTCGGGCTACGGCCCGCGCCACCCCTCTGGCTCGTCGCCGGCAGCGCGATCGGACTGGCCTTCGTGCCCGCAGGTCTCCTCATCGTGAAGGCCGTGATCGCGGTCATGCCGGCCTGGGCGGGCTTCACCGGCGCCGCCTTTGCCTTCGCCGACCCGGCATCGCTCTGGGTGAGCGCCGCCTATCTCCTGATGACGATCGCGATCACGCCGTTCGCCGAGGAGGTCTTCTTCCGCGGCTTCCTGTTCCAGTGGATGACCGGCCACCGGCCGGTCTGGCTGGCCGCGCTGATGAGTTCGGCGATGTTCGGCGCCATGCACATCCTGCCGCCCCAGGCGATCAACGCCGCCCTGCTCGCCCTGGTGCTCGTCTGGCTGCTGCGCGCGTCCGGCTCGCTCTGGCCCGGCATCCTCGCGCATGCGGTGAACAACGCGGCCGGCCTCCTCCTCGGCGCCGCCGCGGCGGCCGGACGCCTGCCGGACTGGCTGACCCCGCCCGGCTAG
- a CDS encoding response regulator transcription factor yields the protein MASAPGREAAPGPAPAGQARLSEEERRTIGRYILAQGVFSLAGLAALAGLVALALWMVSAGERGFAGPWVLGVPVLLLWCALLALAPVRLARALGDLRQGAVSTVQGLAQKDRVRRPGLIAPLAGVLVIDGRRFRVPEPVFRSVPADRRVRVRFAARSGAFLSWAGCEDGAPPPGLAETAWDLTRREREILDLLAQGCTDKEIARRLNLSPATVRGYNSELYAKLGVTNRTQAAACARPRG from the coding sequence ATGGCTAGCGCGCCCGGCCGGGAGGCTGCGCCAGGCCCCGCCCCCGCCGGGCAGGCGCGCCTGAGCGAGGAAGAACGCCGGACGATCGGGCGCTACATCCTCGCGCAGGGCGTCTTCAGCCTCGCCGGCCTTGCCGCGCTCGCCGGCCTCGTCGCCCTGGCGCTCTGGATGGTTTCCGCCGGCGAGAGGGGCTTTGCGGGCCCCTGGGTGCTGGGCGTACCGGTCCTGCTCTTGTGGTGCGCCCTGCTGGCGCTCGCGCCGGTCCGGCTGGCCCGGGCGCTGGGCGATCTGCGCCAGGGCGCCGTCAGCACCGTGCAGGGCCTGGCGCAGAAGGACCGCGTCCGCCGTCCCGGCCTCATCGCCCCGCTTGCCGGCGTTCTCGTCATAGACGGGCGCCGGTTCCGCGTGCCCGAGCCGGTGTTCCGGTCGGTCCCGGCCGACCGTCGCGTGCGGGTCCGCTTCGCGGCCCGATCCGGGGCCTTCCTGTCCTGGGCGGGGTGCGAAGACGGCGCACCGCCCCCCGGCCTTGCGGAGACGGCCTGGGATCTCACCCGGCGCGAGCGGGAGATCCTCGACCTCCTCGCCCAGGGGTGCACCGACAAGGAAATCGCCCGGCGGCTGAACCTCTCGCCGGCAACCGTGCGCGGATACAATTCCGAACTCTACGCCAAGCTCGGCGTGACCAACCGGACGCAGGCCGCCGCCTGCGCACGCCCGCGCGGCTGA
- a CDS encoding class I SAM-dependent methyltransferase: protein MRHATSLIALSLLLSACGGGEEEPAAPPAGDEAAPEAVAEPAAGAEAGTLEWAVEGAWRGEQAARDEWRNPRETLEFFNIDPSGTVVEIWPAAGWYTQILAPWIAANGGTYVAAYFPTGGEERLERFRDEYIARFSDPLYGTVQMTEFGPETGPILPPESADAILTFRNVHNWMARGFAEKAFADFYAALKPGGVLGVVEHRLPASVEQDPRAASGYVQQDYVIALAQEAGFELAAASEINANPADTADHPFGVWTLPPVSRVAAPGEQPAADFDPAPYQAIGESDRMTLRFVKPAAEAESDAGEEDGGNG from the coding sequence ATGCGCCACGCCACTTCTCTCATCGCCCTGTCCCTGCTCCTGTCCGCCTGCGGCGGCGGCGAGGAGGAGCCCGCCGCACCGCCCGCCGGGGACGAGGCGGCGCCCGAGGCGGTCGCCGAGCCCGCCGCCGGGGCCGAAGCCGGGACGCTGGAATGGGCGGTCGAAGGCGCGTGGCGCGGCGAGCAGGCGGCCCGCGACGAGTGGCGCAACCCGCGGGAGACGCTGGAATTCTTCAACATCGATCCGTCCGGAACAGTGGTGGAGATCTGGCCGGCCGCCGGCTGGTACACCCAGATCCTCGCGCCCTGGATCGCGGCCAATGGCGGCACCTATGTCGCGGCCTATTTCCCGACCGGCGGCGAGGAGCGCCTGGAGCGCTTCCGCGACGAGTACATCGCCCGCTTTTCCGACCCGCTCTACGGCACGGTCCAGATGACCGAGTTCGGTCCCGAGACCGGTCCGATCCTGCCTCCGGAAAGCGCCGACGCGATCCTGACTTTCCGCAACGTGCACAACTGGATGGCGCGCGGCTTCGCGGAGAAGGCCTTCGCCGACTTCTATGCCGCGCTCAAGCCCGGCGGCGTGCTCGGCGTGGTCGAGCACCGCCTGCCCGCCAGCGTGGAACAGGACCCGCGTGCCGCAAGCGGCTATGTCCAGCAGGACTACGTCATCGCGCTGGCGCAGGAAGCCGGCTTCGAACTCGCCGCTGCGAGCGAGATCAACGCCAACCCGGCCGACACCGCTGACCATCCCTTCGGCGTGTGGACCCTGCCTCCCGTCAGCCGCGTCGCCGCGCCGGGCGAACAGCCCGCCGCCGACTTCGATCCCGCGCCCTACCAGGCGATCGGGGAATCCGACCGCATGACCCTGCGCTTCGTGAAGCCGGCGGCGGAGGCCGAAAGCGACGCGGGGGAGGAAGACGGCGGAAATGGCTAG
- a CDS encoding Hsp20 family protein produces the protein MRSVDFSPLYRTIVGFDRLANMMDTASKLEGGSGYPPYNIEQTGENAFVIELAVAGFSEDDLSIEVQENVLTVSGKRERAEDENARTFLHRGIAERSFERRFHLADHVQVRDAELKNGMLTIKLEREVPEAKKPRQIAINGKSGAKVIEGGKKSAA, from the coding sequence ATGCGTAGCGTTGATTTTTCGCCGCTATACCGGACCATTGTCGGTTTCGACCGGCTGGCCAACATGATGGACACCGCGTCCAAGCTGGAAGGCGGCTCCGGCTATCCCCCCTACAATATCGAGCAGACCGGTGAGAACGCGTTCGTGATCGAACTCGCCGTCGCCGGTTTCTCCGAGGACGACCTGTCGATCGAGGTCCAGGAAAACGTGCTCACCGTCTCCGGCAAGCGCGAGCGCGCCGAGGACGAGAACGCGCGCACCTTCCTGCACCGCGGCATCGCCGAGCGCTCCTTCGAGCGCCGCTTCCATCTCGCCGACCACGTCCAGGTGCGCGATGCGGAGCTGAAGAACGGCATGCTGACGATCAAGCTCGAGCGCGAGGTGCCCGAGGCGAAGAAGCCGCGCCAGATCGCCATCAACGGCAAGTCCGGCGCCAAGGTGATCGAGGGCGGCAAGAAGTCGGCCGCCTGA